The following proteins are co-located in the Triticum aestivum cultivar Chinese Spring chromosome 1A, IWGSC CS RefSeq v2.1, whole genome shotgun sequence genome:
- the LOC123093334 gene encoding transcription factor MYB2, translating to MDMDKEYYKACMGMEALPMSPAGFSAVTTEAAMAVATASEDEGDLKRGPWTAEEDMLLVDYISKHGEGRWNSLARCAGLRRTGKSCRLRWLNYLRPDVRRGNITPEEQLLILDLHSRWGNRWSKIAQRLPGRTDNEVKNYWRTRVQKHAKQLHCDVNSDRFRDVVRQVWMPRLLERIQAESSSSSAAAAAGVGVPALTRAMSSPAGASQYHCFDHASSGGPSRKVAVTMSPDTSSTLRSSLSPAETSHGAHFPAWGAATATANVDGSMMQCAGREGGAIGGDQYVIHGDSLSGSWSELLAATDIPDFEFGNFDDNLWSLEDIYC from the exons ATGGACATGGACAAGGAGTACTACAAGGCCTGCATGGGCATGGAGGCGCTGCCGATGAGCCCGGCCGGTTTTTCGGCGGTGACGACAGAGGCGGCCATGGCAGTGGCGACGGCAAGCGAGGACGAGGGCGACCTGAAGAGGGGCCCGTGGACGGCGGAGGAGGACATGCTCCTCGTCGACTACATCTCCAAGCACGGCGAGGGGCGCTGGAACTCGCTCGCTCGATGCGCAG GCCTGAGGCGCACTGGGAAGAGCTGCCGGCTCCGGTGGCTGAACTACCTCCGCCCCGACGTCCGGCGCGGCAACATCACGCCGGAGGAGCAGCTGCTGATCCTGGACCTGCACTCCCGGTGGGGCAACCGGTGGTCCAAGATCGCGCAGCGCCTCCCGGGGAGGACGGACAACGAGGTCAAGAACTACTGGCGGACCAGGGTGCAGAAGCACGCCAAGCAGCTCCACTGCGACGTCAACAGCGACCGCTTCCGCGACGTCGTCAGGCAAGTCTGGATGCCGCGCCTCCTCGAGCGCATCCAGGCCgaaagctcctcctcctccgccgccgccgctgcaggcGTGGGTGTTCCGGCGCTGACAAGGGCGATGAGCTCGCCGGCCGGTGCATCACAGTACCACTGCTTCGATCACGCGAGCAGCGGGGGGCCGAGCCGGAAGGTGGCGGTGACCATGAGCCCTGACACCTCGAGCACGCTCCGGTCTTCTCTGTCACCGGCGGAGACGTCGCACGGAGCCCATTTCCCAGCGTGGGGCGCTGCCACTGCCACGGCGAACGTTGATGGCTCGATGATGCAGTGCGCCGGCCGCGAGGGTGGGGCCATAGGCGGCGATCAGTACGTCATCCACGGCGACAGCCTCAGCGGGAGCTGGTCGGAGCTCCTCGCCGCCACCGATATCCCGGACTTTGAGTTCGGAAATTTCGACGACAACTTGTGGAGCCTAGAGGACATTTACTGCTGA
- the LOC123190190 gene encoding nitrogen regulatory protein P-II homolog: MSPATSSAVGTLSGGLLPHAAHRRRPFPTARLLPPRWSRLQANAARHRRPATPARAQSAPSPGYLPDSEFYKIEAILRPWRVSHVSSGLLEMGIRGVTVSDVRGYGAQGGSTERYEGSEFSEDTFIAKVKMEIVVCKEQVEPVIDKIIEKARTGEIGDGKIFLIPVADVVRVRTGERGVHAERMIGGLSDKLPPVITIS; the protein is encoded by the exons ATGTCGCCGGCGACCTCTTCCGCGGTGGGTACCCtatccggcggcctcctcccccacGCTGCACATCGCCGGCGACCCTTCCCAACCGCCCGCCTCCTCCCGCCGCGCTGGTCTAGGCTCCAGGCCAACGCGGCCCGTCATCGCCGCCCGGCCACTCCCGCGCGCGCCCAGAGCGCTCCCTCCCCAG GGTACCTGCCGGACTCGGAGTTCTACAAGATCGAGGCCATCCTGAG GCCATGGAGGGTGTCGCATGTCTCGTCG GGTTTGCTAGAAATGGGGATCAGAGGCGTGACGGTGTCGGATGTGCGGGGTTATGGGGCGCAGGGTGGGTCCACGGAGCGGTATGAAG GGTCAGAATTTTCAGAAGATACATTTATTGCTAAAGTTAAAATGGAAATAGTCGTGTGCAAGGAGCAG GTGGAGCCAGTAATTGACAAAATAATTGAAAAGGCCAGAACTGGAGAAATTGGCGATGGGAAGATATTCT TGATACCCGTCGCGGACGTTGTAAGGGTACGCACCGGCGAACGGGGAGTGCACGCGGAGAGGATGATCGGCGGTCTGTCAGACAAGCTGCCCCCGGTGATCACAATCTCATGA